The following proteins are encoded in a genomic region of Brachyspira pilosicoli:
- a CDS encoding response regulator, which yields MSDINKKAADGINEFGKSFRVLLVDDSAFVVKQLQQILVSEQYTVVGTAENGEEGVMMYKELKPDLVTMDITMPKMDGITALTKIIEFDKNAKVVMVSALGKEDMVKKALLAGAKNYITKPLDRKKVLERIKMVLDKK from the coding sequence ATGTCTGATATAAATAAAAAAGCAGCAGATGGAATAAATGAATTTGGTAAATCTTTTAGAGTCTTATTGGTAGATGATTCAGCTTTTGTAGTAAAACAATTGCAGCAGATATTAGTATCAGAGCAGTATACAGTAGTAGGCACAGCAGAAAATGGAGAAGAGGGTGTTATGATGTATAAGGAACTAAAGCCTGATTTGGTTACTATGGACATCACTATGCCAAAAATGGACGGTATTACAGCTCTTACAAAAATAATAGAGTTTGATAAAAATGCTAAAGTTGTTATGGTTAGTGCTTTAGGTAAAGAAGATATGGTTAAGAAGGCACTTCTTGCTGGTGCTAAAAATTATATTACTAAGCCTTTGGATAGAAAAAAAGTTTTAGAGCGTATAAAAATGGTTCTAGACAAGAAATGA
- the efp gene encoding elongation factor P: MDVNDLRKGDAIILDGETYLVIDAHFHRAQQRKANVRTKLKNMIKGNMVEKTFASTETVEEADIAYKKAQYLYNEGNEYIFMILDNYEQVHVNEDILGDNKYYLLDNSEVDLQYINDEVTAIRFPIHVILEVTYTEPGFKGDTTGSTLKPAKLETGIEVNVPLFINIGDKIKVDTRDDSYVERVNK; the protein is encoded by the coding sequence ATGGACGTTAATGATTTAAGAAAAGGCGATGCTATTATATTAGACGGCGAAACTTACTTAGTAATAGATGCTCACTTTCATAGAGCTCAGCAGAGAAAAGCTAATGTAAGAACTAAATTAAAAAATATGATTAAAGGCAACATGGTTGAAAAAACTTTTGCTTCTACTGAAACCGTTGAAGAGGCTGATATTGCATACAAAAAAGCTCAATACCTATATAACGAAGGAAATGAGTATATATTCATGATACTTGATAACTATGAACAAGTACATGTTAATGAAGATATACTCGGAGATAACAAATACTATCTATTAGATAATAGTGAAGTTGATTTGCAATATATAAACGATGAAGTTACAGCTATAAGGTTTCCTATACATGTGATTTTAGAAGTTACATATACAGAGCCCGGTTTTAAAGGAGATACTACAGGAAGTACTTTAAAGCCTGCTAAATTAGAAACTGGAATAGAAGTTAATGTACCATTATTCATAAATATTGGAGATAAAATTAAAGTAGATACTAGAGATGATAGCTACGTTGAACGCGTAAATAAATAA
- a CDS encoding AAA family ATPase — MPNNNNQHQKPLMEELYKEELEILKSRDKNLKPKNWKLSPQAVRDFILGKEFEDGTIIKKKFYGDDALVERAIITLAGNRGLMLVGEPGTAKTMLSELLSAAISGNSTITIQGTAGTNEDNIKYSWNYALLFAKGPVDEALIPSPIYTGMSNGFITRFEEITRCPIEIQDSLISILSDKIMNIPEQNRVLFANAGFNVIATANTRDKGINEMSSALKRRFNFETVEPIKDIKLESEIITNQCESLFELANIDINIDYDVVNVLATTFNELRNGISEDNTKLQELNSIMSTAEAVSVYYQSALHSYYYADGNINMSTVVENLIGSVAKENRDDISKLRHYFNNAVKIKAQKFGRRWQEYYESRNIIK, encoded by the coding sequence ATGCCAAATAATAACAATCAACATCAAAAGCCATTAATGGAAGAACTTTACAAAGAAGAATTAGAAATATTAAAAAGCAGAGATAAAAACCTAAAGCCAAAAAATTGGAAACTATCCCCTCAAGCTGTGAGAGATTTTATACTTGGCAAAGAGTTTGAAGACGGAACGATTATTAAAAAGAAGTTTTACGGAGACGATGCTTTAGTTGAAAGGGCAATAATAACTTTAGCAGGCAACAGAGGCTTAATGCTTGTAGGAGAACCGGGAACTGCAAAAACAATGCTAAGCGAACTATTATCTGCAGCTATAAGCGGAAACAGCACTATCACAATACAAGGAACTGCAGGAACTAATGAAGATAATATAAAATATTCTTGGAACTATGCTTTGCTATTTGCCAAAGGTCCTGTTGATGAAGCATTAATCCCTTCACCTATTTATACAGGTATGAGCAATGGATTTATAACAAGATTTGAAGAGATTACAAGATGCCCTATTGAAATACAAGACTCTTTAATAAGTATATTAAGTGATAAGATAATGAATATACCAGAACAAAATAGAGTATTATTTGCAAATGCTGGTTTTAATGTAATAGCTACGGCAAATACAAGAGATAAGGGTATTAATGAAATGAGCAGTGCTTTGAAGAGAAGATTTAATTTTGAAACTGTTGAACCTATAAAAGATATAAAATTAGAATCTGAAATAATAACTAATCAATGCGAAAGTTTATTTGAGCTTGCTAATATTGATATAAATATAGATTATGATGTGGTTAATGTACTTGCCACTACTTTTAATGAACTTAGAAACGGAATAAGCGAGGATAATACCAAACTTCAGGAGCTTAATTCTATAATGAGTACAGCTGAGGCGGTATCAGTTTATTATCAGTCGGCACTTCATTCATACTATTATGCCGATGGAAATATTAATATGTCTACAGTAGTAGAAAATCTTATTGGAAGCGTTGCAAAAGAAAACAGAGATGATATATCAAAACTTAGGCACTATTTTAATAATGCTGTAAAAATAAAAGCACAAAAATTCGGCCGCAGATGGCAGGAATATTATGAGAGCAGGAATATTATTAAATAA
- a CDS encoding iron-containing alcohol dehydrogenase, whose product MAIIEFKLPTKIKFGVDSIESLQETIKQYGGRVVIVTDGNSFNQIGVIDKIVSKLEDSLMNVMVYSKVNSNSNSDESDIIANLIRYSKAECIVAIGGFKVQNIAKGASVVVTNSGEASDYVSGQTVYHKPFPLISVPTILGSLSEITTGMYLVDKYDGICKESTDKNIYVSDCIIDPALYTTVPVKYSISSALSVFAMAFDLYMSTTINEINAPIIKNAMKVSIKGLSKLILDSSNVDNISNIAMANMMCAMAASNANLGASRALSIAINNMYNVNKSIIASMLLPHIMEYYIPVVPDKYTILADFINGVDPEMTPFEIASQSGEYIKKLLHDLNLPRRLNEINIDRSKFNDVAGIALTYSGMDKLPKPMAHDAITTILDQAY is encoded by the coding sequence ATGGCTATAATAGAGTTTAAACTACCAACAAAAATAAAATTCGGCGTTGATTCTATAGAATCTCTTCAGGAAACCATCAAACAATATGGCGGAAGAGTTGTTATAGTAACAGATGGAAATTCTTTTAATCAAATAGGCGTAATAGATAAAATCGTTAGTAAATTAGAAGATAGTCTAATGAATGTTATGGTTTACTCTAAGGTTAATTCAAACTCAAACAGTGATGAATCGGATATTATAGCCAATTTAATAAGATACAGCAAAGCTGAATGCATAGTTGCTATAGGAGGCTTTAAAGTACAAAATATAGCTAAAGGAGCTTCTGTTGTAGTTACTAATAGCGGTGAAGCTTCAGATTATGTATCAGGGCAGACTGTATATCATAAACCATTTCCATTAATATCTGTGCCTACAATACTCGGGTCTCTATCAGAGATTACTACAGGAATGTATTTAGTAGATAAATATGACGGAATATGCAAAGAATCAACAGATAAAAATATATATGTTAGTGATTGTATAATAGACCCTGCATTATATACAACAGTGCCTGTAAAATATTCTATAAGCAGTGCTTTAAGTGTATTTGCCATGGCTTTTGATTTGTATATGAGTACTACTATAAATGAAATTAATGCTCCTATTATTAAAAATGCTATGAAGGTTAGTATAAAAGGACTAAGTAAGCTTATATTAGACAGCTCAAATGTAGACAATATATCAAATATAGCTATGGCTAATATGATGTGTGCTATGGCTGCCTCTAATGCCAATCTTGGTGCTTCAAGGGCTTTATCTATTGCTATTAATAATATGTATAATGTTAATAAATCTATTATTGCTTCAATGCTTCTTCCGCATATTATGGAATATTATATACCTGTTGTACCTGATAAATATACTATACTTGCAGACTTCATTAATGGAGTTGACCCAGAAATGACTCCTTTTGAAATAGCAAGCCAAAGCGGTGAATATATTAAAAAGCTTCTTCATGACCTAAACTTGCCTCGAAGACTTAATGAAATAAATATAGACAGAAGTAAATTTAATGATGTTGCAGGTATAGCTCTAACTTATAGCGGTATGGACAAGTTGCCAAAACCTATGGCTCATGATGCTATTACAACAATATTAGACCAAGCTTATTAA
- a CDS encoding ribonuclease H-like domain-containing protein, with product MALNGKENNIIDLITNTYQHISGIGPKKEALLWEEGLTDWQSVIKNINYYAMPNSIREALKDELPKSIYNLNSKNYDYFLKKFPNQILYRLYPMFMDRVVFLDIETTGMKPAKSYVTVIGCYDGKDMQVFVHGKNERDFLDYIKNYSIVVTFNGSCFDIPFLERYFNTKIKCAQIDLRFVLKDLGYTGGLKKIEKDVGIDRGDDMLGVNGYTAVLLWNYYLDTKDETAIDSLIHYNLLDTIDLEYLLCLAYNKYAEKYNTTLLEYKELPSVSNYKPNKKLIDYLHKHPHKYSPKSDD from the coding sequence ATGGCGTTAAATGGAAAAGAAAATAATATAATAGATTTAATTACTAATACTTATCAGCATATAAGCGGTATTGGTCCTAAAAAAGAAGCTTTACTCTGGGAAGAAGGTTTAACAGATTGGCAAAGTGTAATAAAAAATATTAATTATTATGCTATGCCTAATTCTATAAGAGAAGCTTTAAAAGATGAGCTTCCAAAATCTATATATAATTTAAACTCAAAAAATTATGATTATTTTTTAAAGAAGTTTCCAAATCAAATATTATATAGACTTTATCCTATGTTTATGGATAGGGTTGTTTTTTTGGATATAGAAACTACAGGTATGAAGCCTGCAAAGTCTTATGTTACAGTGATAGGATGTTATGACGGCAAGGATATGCAGGTATTTGTTCATGGCAAAAATGAAAGAGATTTTTTAGATTACATAAAAAATTATTCCATTGTTGTTACTTTTAATGGTTCTTGTTTTGATATACCATTTTTGGAGAGGTATTTTAATACAAAAATAAAATGCGCTCAGATAGATTTACGTTTTGTGTTAAAGGATTTGGGATATACCGGCGGATTAAAAAAAATAGAGAAAGATGTCGGCATTGATAGGGGAGACGATATGCTTGGTGTTAATGGCTATACCGCCGTTTTGCTTTGGAATTATTACTTAGACACTAAAGATGAAACAGCAATAGATTCTCTCATACATTATAATTTGCTTGATACTATTGATTTGGAATATTTATTATGTCTTGCATACAATAAATATGCAGAGAAATATAATACTACACTTTTAGAATATAAAGAGCTTCCTTCTGTAAGTAATTATAAGCCTAATAAAAAATTAATAGACTATCTTCACAAACACCCGCATAAATATTCACCTAAGAGTGATGATTAA
- the cysS gene encoding cysteine--tRNA ligase: MIKFYNSLTRQKEEFKPMNDKEVGMYSCGPTVYNYAHIGNFRAYIFSDLVRRVLEDYGYNVKLVMNLTDVDDKTIRNSKENHISLNEYTKKYKEAFFEDIKTLRIKPATVNPSATEHIKEMIDIIQLLEKNGHTYEADGSIYFKISTFPEYGELANLDKQELKEGASGRVSSDEYDKENASDFVLWKAYTEEDGDVYWDSPFGKGRPGWHIECSAMSCKYLGKHFDIHTGGVDNKFPHHENEIAQNEAAFNEKFVNYWLHCEHLIVDGEKMSKSKGNFYTLRDLLNKGLSAEAIRYSLMNSHYRKQLNFTIEGINQSQSAIDRVNDLIFRLKDINKTDADDSAVMKELEEANKNFFESIYDDLNVSEALGVFFSFIKSINISFDSINVSSRDAIMKFIDRVNNIINCFNMNGEKEIESEDEEKINKLIEERTLAKKEKNYKRADEIRDELNSMGIEIMDTPNGVKWKRK, from the coding sequence ATGATTAAATTTTATAATTCATTAACGAGGCAAAAAGAAGAGTTTAAACCTATGAATGATAAAGAAGTGGGAATGTATTCTTGCGGACCTACTGTTTATAATTATGCTCATATTGGTAATTTTAGAGCTTATATATTTAGTGATTTAGTAAGAAGAGTTTTAGAAGATTATGGATATAATGTAAAGTTAGTAATGAACTTAACAGATGTTGATGATAAAACCATAAGAAACTCAAAAGAAAATCATATATCATTAAATGAATATACAAAAAAATATAAAGAGGCTTTTTTTGAAGATATAAAAACTTTGAGGATAAAACCTGCAACAGTAAACCCTTCTGCTACAGAGCATATAAAAGAGATGATAGATATCATACAACTTTTAGAAAAAAATGGTCATACTTATGAGGCAGATGGTTCTATATATTTTAAAATAAGCACATTTCCAGAGTATGGTGAATTAGCTAACCTTGATAAGCAGGAATTAAAAGAGGGAGCTTCAGGAAGAGTTTCAAGCGATGAATATGATAAAGAAAATGCAAGCGACTTTGTACTTTGGAAAGCATATACAGAAGAAGACGGCGATGTTTATTGGGATTCTCCTTTTGGAAAAGGCAGACCCGGCTGGCATATAGAATGTTCTGCTATGAGCTGTAAATATTTGGGCAAGCATTTTGATATACATACGGGAGGAGTTGATAATAAATTTCCTCATCATGAAAATGAAATAGCACAGAATGAGGCTGCTTTTAATGAGAAGTTTGTTAACTATTGGCTTCACTGCGAGCATTTAATTGTTGATGGTGAGAAGATGTCAAAATCTAAAGGAAATTTCTATACTCTTAGAGATTTGCTTAATAAAGGTTTATCTGCTGAGGCTATAAGATATTCGCTTATGAACTCTCATTACAGAAAACAATTAAACTTTACTATAGAAGGCATTAATCAATCTCAAAGTGCAATAGACAGAGTTAATGACCTTATATTTAGACTCAAAGACATTAATAAAACTGATGCTGATGATAGTGCTGTAATGAAAGAACTTGAAGAGGCTAATAAAAATTTCTTTGAATCTATTTATGATGATTTAAATGTTTCTGAGGCTTTGGGAGTATTTTTTAGTTTTATAAAGAGCATAAATATTTCTTTTGATTCTATTAATGTTAGTTCAAGAGATGCTATAATGAAGTTTATAGATAGAGTAAATAATATAATAAATTGTTTTAATATGAATGGTGAAAAAGAAATAGAAAGCGAAGATGAAGAGAAAATTAATAAACTCATAGAAGAACGTACTTTAGCTAAAAAAGAGAAGAATTATAAAAGAGCAGATGAGATAAGAGATGAGCTTAACAGTATGGGAATAGAGATAATGGATACACCAAATGGCGTTAAATGGAAAAGAAAATAA
- a CDS encoding ComF family protein: MKCSALGDLDLELGDELRAFKKGNINNTPLIFESFFNCYKYLNINFDLLLYVPSNKNNNVMNFFADTISKTLNIKKSDDILLNKNIKEQKFLETLKEREDNIKDAFTIKNIENLQNKRLLIIDDVYASGATLKELIKLLKEYNLNSSIEIIVFCYRNHYL; this comes from the coding sequence ATAAAATGCTCAGCACTTGGAGATTTAGATTTAGAGCTTGGAGATGAACTTAGAGCATTTAAAAAAGGCAATATAAATAATACTCCTCTAATATTTGAAAGTTTTTTTAATTGCTATAAATATTTAAATATAAATTTTGATTTGCTTTTATATGTGCCGTCAAATAAAAATAATAATGTTATGAATTTTTTTGCTGACACCATATCAAAAACACTCAATATAAAAAAATCTGATGATATTCTATTAAATAAAAACATAAAAGAGCAAAAATTTTTAGAAACATTAAAAGAAAGAGAAGATAATATAAAAGATGCATTCACCATCAAAAATATAGAAAATCTTCAAAACAAAAGACTTCTTATTATAGATGATGTTTATGCATCAGGAGCTACATTAAAAGAGCTTATAAAATTATTAAAAGAATATAATTTAAATAGCAGTATAGAAATAATAGTATTTTGTTATAGAAACCATTATTTATAA
- the gatA gene encoding Asp-tRNA(Asn)/Glu-tRNA(Gln) amidotransferase subunit GatA produces the protein MDLNELSIIQIREKLKNKEIDAVSLTESIIKKIEEDDKREDKIYAYLEIFKDEAIEQAKKAQERINKGEDLPLLGVPLAIKDNLCYKDHLMTASSKMLEGYKAPYTAPTVQRLIDNGAIIIGRTNMDEFAMGGTTETSNYGITRNPVNRKHVPGGSSGGSAAAVAANFAFGALGSDTGGSIRQPASFCGIVGVKPTYGRVPRLGCVAMASSLDQVGPLAKDVKDAALMTKIIAGFDPKESTTLNIPVPDYNSLLDGNVKGMRIGLAKEYYETDLLNNEVRENVMKAIDNLKAQGAEIVDISLPNAKYGSRVYTAVMAVEVASNMGRYDGIRYGYHPKGDFNLDEYYYASRSAGLAFETRARILFGTLMTGKKFFYSHYQHALKVRKLMQMDFDNAFKNVDIIISPTSPITAGLLGTRDQTDSALGFLADSYASNINLVGLPAMSVPCGYDKNNMPIGIQFIAKQFDEASMFKMAYAHELNYK, from the coding sequence ATGGATTTAAATGAATTGAGTATAATTCAAATAAGAGAGAAATTAAAAAATAAAGAAATAGATGCTGTTAGTTTAACAGAATCTATTATAAAGAAAATAGAAGAAGATGATAAAAGAGAAGATAAAATATATGCTTATTTAGAAATTTTTAAAGATGAAGCAATAGAACAAGCAAAAAAAGCACAAGAGAGAATTAATAAAGGTGAAGACTTACCTCTTCTTGGAGTTCCTTTAGCTATTAAAGATAATTTATGTTATAAAGACCATTTAATGACAGCTTCTTCAAAGATGCTTGAAGGCTACAAAGCTCCATACACAGCTCCTACAGTTCAGAGATTAATAGACAATGGTGCTATTATAATAGGAAGAACTAACATGGACGAGTTTGCCATGGGCGGTACTACAGAAACTTCTAATTATGGAATTACAAGAAACCCTGTTAATAGAAAGCATGTTCCAGGCGGTTCTTCAGGCGGTTCTGCTGCTGCGGTTGCTGCTAATTTTGCTTTTGGTGCTTTAGGAAGCGATACAGGCGGTTCTATCAGACAGCCTGCTTCTTTCTGCGGTATAGTTGGGGTTAAGCCTACTTATGGAAGAGTTCCAAGACTTGGATGTGTGGCTATGGCGAGCAGTTTAGACCAAGTTGGTCCTCTTGCTAAAGATGTTAAAGATGCTGCTTTAATGACTAAGATTATTGCTGGTTTTGACCCTAAAGAATCTACTACTTTAAACATACCTGTACCTGATTATAATTCTTTATTAGACGGAAATGTTAAGGGCATGAGAATTGGCCTTGCTAAAGAGTATTATGAAACTGATTTGTTAAATAATGAAGTGAGAGAGAATGTAATGAAGGCTATAGATAATCTTAAAGCTCAGGGTGCTGAGATAGTAGATATATCTTTGCCTAATGCTAAATATGGTTCAAGGGTTTATACTGCGGTTATGGCGGTTGAGGTTGCTTCTAATATGGGTAGATATGACGGTATAAGATATGGTTATCACCCTAAAGGCGATTTTAATTTAGATGAATATTATTATGCTTCAAGAAGTGCGGGGCTTGCTTTTGAAACTAGAGCAAGAATATTATTTGGTACTTTAATGACTGGTAAAAAATTCTTCTACAGCCATTATCAGCATGCCCTAAAGGTGAGAAAGTTAATGCAAATGGACTTCGACAATGCATTCAAAAATGTTGATATCATAATATCTCCTACTTCACCTATAACTGCAGGTCTTTTAGGTACAAGAGACCAAACAGACAGTGCTTTAGGTTTCTTAGCAGATAGTTATGCTTCAAACATTAACTTAGTTGGTCTTCCTGCTATGAGTGTGCCTTGCGGTTATGATAAAAATAATATGCCTATAGGTATACAGTTTATAGCTAAGCAGTTTGATGAAGCTTCTATGTTTAAAATGGCTTATGCTCATGAATTAAATTATAAATAA
- the nhaC gene encoding Na+/H+ antiporter NhaC: MDTTKQRKKPTLFLALLPLIFMFIVLIVGLLVLHIDIKILLILCAAFTICISLKLGYTWKDIEEEIIAKLARAFPAIMILISVGLMIGAWVISGTIPYLVYIGLKIINPKFIIITSFLVTVILSVSTGTSWGSAGTVGAALISVAAGMGAPLPAVAGAIVAGAYFGDKMSPLSDSTNMSAIATNTNLYQHIGHMLYTTVPGFIVSCIVYLVAGFHFSSSGQIEQINVIISSLSQLFNLTMPVGLILLIPPVIVIAGSLLKKPTIPVMMISSLVAVLIAIFIQGFSISACANSMVNGFKMDMFVNPEVDINSLVKEVPNLLQRGGMSSMMNSALMAFCAFSFIGALTISGSLEVVISSIMKHIDSTGKLITLTILLGVLVITVIGEASVTFLMIGSLFRGEYIKRGLESKNLSRSLEDSITVVEPLVPWSLAGVYMSSTLGVATAQYAPWAVLCYTGVIFAIIWGFTGFGIAKINEKSDSYQEYLELNK; this comes from the coding sequence ATGGATACTACAAAACAAAGAAAAAAGCCTACGCTTTTTTTGGCTTTACTGCCTTTAATTTTTATGTTTATAGTTTTAATAGTAGGTCTTTTAGTATTGCATATAGATATTAAAATATTATTAATTTTATGTGCTGCTTTTACAATTTGTATATCTCTCAAATTAGGATATACATGGAAAGATATAGAAGAAGAAATTATTGCTAAATTAGCAAGAGCTTTTCCTGCTATTATGATTTTAATATCTGTTGGCTTGATGATAGGAGCTTGGGTAATAAGCGGTACAATACCATATTTGGTTTATATAGGTCTTAAAATTATTAACCCTAAGTTTATTATTATAACTTCATTTTTAGTTACAGTAATATTATCTGTAAGTACAGGAACTTCTTGGGGTTCTGCAGGAACTGTTGGTGCTGCATTGATTAGTGTAGCAGCTGGAATGGGAGCTCCATTACCTGCTGTGGCTGGAGCAATAGTTGCCGGAGCATATTTTGGCGACAAAATGTCTCCTCTTTCTGATAGTACTAATATGTCAGCTATAGCCACAAATACAAATTTATATCAGCATATAGGTCACATGTTGTATACTACAGTTCCTGGTTTTATAGTAAGTTGTATAGTATATTTAGTAGCAGGTTTTCATTTTTCTAGTTCTGGTCAAATAGAACAAATAAATGTTATTATAAGTTCTTTATCTCAATTATTTAATTTAACTATGCCTGTTGGTTTAATTTTACTTATTCCTCCAGTTATAGTAATTGCCGGCTCACTTCTAAAAAAACCAACTATTCCTGTTATGATGATATCATCTTTAGTTGCTGTTCTTATAGCTATTTTTATACAAGGTTTTTCTATTTCAGCTTGTGCTAATAGTATGGTTAATGGGTTTAAAATGGATATGTTTGTAAATCCTGAAGTAGATATAAATTCTTTGGTAAAAGAAGTACCTAATCTTTTACAAAGAGGTGGTATGTCATCTATGATGAATAGTGCTTTAATGGCTTTTTGTGCTTTCTCTTTTATAGGTGCTCTTACAATATCTGGAAGTTTGGAAGTTGTAATTTCATCTATTATGAAACATATTGACAGCACTGGTAAATTAATTACTTTAACTATTTTGCTTGGAGTATTAGTAATTACTGTTATAGGTGAAGCATCTGTTACTTTCTTAATGATAGGAAGTTTATTCAGAGGTGAATATATTAAAAGAGGTTTGGAAAGCAAAAATCTTTCCCGCTCTTTGGAAGACAGTATTACAGTTGTAGAGCCATTAGTTCCTTGGTCTTTGGCTGGTGTGTATATGTCTTCTACATTAGGTGTTGCTACCGCTCAGTATGCTCCTTGGGCTGTATTGTGTTACACAGGTGTTATATTTGCTATAATTTGGGGATTTACAGGATTTGGTATTGCTAAAATTAATGAAAAAAGTGATTCTTATCAAGAATATTTAGAATTAAATAAGTAA
- a CDS encoding PLP-dependent aspartate aminotransferase family protein, with the protein MESMDSKNEDLFTMTHLGENPEQYMKAVVPPVFMNSLHVFNTVKEYFDVDIFKDQFYYGRASNPTVNILEKKIAALEHGSRAVVFSAGMAACSAAIFAVCKTGSHIICIRESYGPVQHLLNDFLKDKMNIEVTYVVGKDPKEFEDAIKENTDMIILESPSTLVCNVVDLVKVSEIAKKHNIKTYIDNTYSTPIFQKPLDMGIDIVMHTMTKYIGGHSDLIGGVLVSKDDELMKRLMVQRDWFGSVMGPMEAWLAIRGLRTLDLRMQRHYETAMEVAKFLEGHPKVKKVFYTGLPSHPQYELARKQQKGECGLLSIEIDGDVKNVETFVDNLKVFEKGCSWGGFESLAIAFTYNWSEEELKFHELSRNIVRLHCGLEGAEILINDLKQALNKI; encoded by the coding sequence ATGGAATCAATGGACTCAAAAAATGAAGATCTTTTTACTATGACACATCTTGGAGAAAATCCAGAACAATATATGAAAGCAGTTGTTCCGCCTGTTTTTATGAATTCTTTACATGTTTTTAATACAGTTAAAGAATATTTTGATGTAGATATATTTAAAGATCAATTTTATTATGGAAGAGCTTCTAATCCAACAGTTAATATTTTGGAGAAGAAAATAGCGGCATTAGAGCATGGCAGCAGAGCAGTTGTTTTTTCTGCCGGTATGGCGGCTTGTTCAGCAGCTATATTTGCCGTATGTAAAACAGGAAGCCATATAATATGTATAAGAGAAAGTTATGGTCCTGTTCAGCATCTTTTAAATGACTTTTTAAAAGATAAAATGAATATAGAAGTAACTTATGTGGTTGGAAAAGACCCAAAAGAATTTGAAGATGCAATAAAAGAAAATACAGATATGATTATTTTAGAAAGTCCATCAACATTAGTTTGTAATGTTGTAGATTTAGTGAAAGTATCTGAAATAGCAAAAAAACATAATATAAAGACATATATAGATAATACCTATTCAACACCTATTTTCCAAAAACCATTAGATATGGGTATAGATATAGTTATGCATACTATGACTAAATATATAGGAGGTCATAGTGATTTGATAGGAGGAGTTTTAGTTTCTAAAGATGATGAGTTAATGAAAAGACTTATGGTTCAAAGAGATTGGTTTGGCAGTGTTATGGGTCCTATGGAAGCATGGTTGGCTATTAGGGGGTTAAGAACATTAGATTTGAGAATGCAAAGACACTATGAAACAGCAATGGAAGTTGCAAAATTTTTAGAGGGACATCCAAAAGTAAAAAAAGTATTTTATACTGGCTTGCCGTCTCATCCTCAATATGAATTGGCAAGAAAACAGCAAAAAGGTGAGTGCGGTTTACTAAGTATTGAAATAGATGGAGATGTTAAAAATGTTGAAACTTTTGTAGATAACCTAAAAGTATTTGAGAAGGGATGCTCTTGGGGAGGTTTTGAAAGTTTAGCTATAGCATTTACATATAATTGGTCAGAAGAAGAATTAAAATTCCATGAACTAAGCAGAAACATAGTAAGGCTTCATTGCGGTTTGGAAGGTGCTGAAATTTTAATAAATGATTTGAAGCAAGCTTTAAATAAAATATAA